A genomic stretch from Pseudomonas sp. MUP55 includes:
- a CDS encoding TniQ family protein, whose product MQNDIYADLLALEASVMEARAAESRIKAKSRMQRAFDQLAVPQVDLLLKSNLQPWEGLDSLLFRVANLNHLLGISQLKIALDMPNGSFYGQIENRNSQLQKCTGSTAEALLESMPVQDDAGMVRLGGHEFTARTVSLKTQRICPLCIRAYGYARVYWAFAPLAVCEEHGCYLWDQCPTCYASLGDNRPELGRCRCGARFDDFPSMAASALATALASLIASLYKRHESLSVRSDGGLDIDRLASLGLNDLLKLIMFLGAISSDRKGMTLSLNRRVVSMGLVRQQFERAATALSDWPNGMFAILRRARVFTSWQETPNSVYGSLVHVHDLAMDKLDHCSFKLISEGFSSFLSTPQAWREYEFEEPQR is encoded by the coding sequence ATGCAAAACGATATTTACGCCGATCTTTTAGCCTTGGAAGCATCTGTAATGGAGGCTCGTGCAGCTGAGTCGCGGATCAAAGCTAAGTCACGGATGCAGCGTGCGTTTGATCAACTGGCTGTGCCGCAGGTGGATTTACTATTGAAGAGCAATCTTCAGCCTTGGGAGGGGCTAGATAGCCTTTTGTTCCGCGTCGCAAATCTCAATCACTTACTAGGTATATCGCAACTTAAAATCGCATTGGATATGCCTAACGGTTCGTTCTATGGGCAGATAGAAAACAGAAATAGCCAGCTACAAAAGTGCACCGGCAGCACTGCCGAAGCTCTTCTTGAGTCGATGCCGGTTCAAGATGATGCTGGCATGGTGAGACTCGGAGGCCATGAATTCACAGCACGCACCGTATCGCTCAAAACTCAACGTATTTGCCCCTTGTGTATAAGGGCGTATGGATATGCACGTGTTTATTGGGCATTTGCTCCGCTAGCAGTGTGTGAAGAGCATGGCTGCTATTTGTGGGATCAGTGTCCAACATGCTATGCCTCGCTTGGCGACAACAGACCCGAGTTGGGCAGGTGTCGCTGTGGTGCTCGCTTTGACGATTTTCCATCTATGGCTGCGAGTGCCCTGGCTACCGCTCTTGCTTCCCTTATTGCCAGCTTGTATAAGCGCCACGAGAGCCTTTCAGTGCGATCTGACGGTGGGCTTGATATTGATCGCTTAGCCTCTCTCGGGCTCAATGACCTGCTGAAGTTGATTATGTTTCTGGGGGCGATTTCCAGTGATCGAAAGGGCATGACTCTGAGTTTGAATCGCCGTGTCGTTTCGATGGGACTGGTGCGTCAACAATTTGAGCGGGCAGCTACTGCATTATCTGACTGGCCAAACGGAATGTTCGCAATTCTGCGACGGGCCAGGGTTTTTACCTCATGGCAAGAGACGCCTAATTCGGTCTACGGCAGTTTGGTTCACGTGCACGACCTAGCTATGGACAAGCTGGACCATTGCTCATTCAAACTGATCTCTGAGGGATTCAGCTCATTCCTCAGTACTCCCCAGGCATGGCGCGAATATGAGTTTGAGGAGCCGCAGCGATAA
- a CDS encoding TniQ family protein has protein sequence MFGLLVTPKPLMDESFYGYLYRLAHANGLAGLEVVAMHRSCMAAGQKEWVKIHSSLSWLLSVKELLHPATEAIKAWSPQNRKCCSQCLEESQHWRDLWDLTLVTCCPVHKNSLQDHCSVCGAQFKSGVMASFECTECGTSLSFGARSIRADPMALWVTCEFERRLRHGPTNSDPLSHLTIDEFHELAKRFGVRESHSVLDKPLKLAGAGALAVAIPLATAAGQILKDFPHGFWAFLDKLAITRQAVPAWKLGSVFGQTYKDIHSGLKGAAFQFVRDAFGRYVERRWEGPLARRNRYLCLDTITSHRWVSSQAAAKKVNVPSALLHRMVANGELPHREMKYPSGRTGLVVDYLELTVRVEQLKHAVSLEEAASCLSITKPRVRQLLGAGLLRPLGGKPSPGERWWIDGSSLSHLGTAIPCPPIKDGLISITQLAKLELPTKGSFVELIASIQRGEIPAYIVNPDDDIALGKWLVPRCRITSIHRSGPNLSVVEAAFLLGVKQEVAYALIRSGLLTSCPIRTGRRTAHCVPQEAIKAFNQSFVLSPELAKINKTSLKLIPSLMREQGVMPVAGPGVVGANCRQYVWRR, from the coding sequence ATGTTTGGACTGCTGGTTACTCCCAAGCCGTTAATGGATGAAAGTTTTTACGGTTATCTGTATCGATTAGCTCATGCCAATGGTTTGGCCGGCCTAGAGGTAGTCGCCATGCATCGATCTTGCATGGCGGCGGGCCAGAAAGAATGGGTAAAAATCCATTCTTCTTTGAGTTGGCTTTTATCGGTTAAGGAGCTTTTGCATCCAGCTACCGAAGCCATCAAAGCATGGTCCCCGCAGAACAGGAAATGCTGCTCACAATGCTTGGAGGAGTCGCAGCATTGGCGTGATTTATGGGACCTCACCTTGGTGACGTGTTGCCCGGTCCACAAAAACAGCCTTCAGGATCATTGCTCCGTGTGTGGAGCGCAATTCAAGTCCGGGGTCATGGCGTCGTTTGAGTGTACCGAGTGCGGCACATCGCTTTCGTTTGGTGCCAGATCCATCAGAGCAGATCCCATGGCCTTGTGGGTAACTTGCGAATTTGAACGCCGCTTAAGACACGGGCCGACAAATTCAGATCCTCTGTCACATCTGACGATTGACGAATTTCACGAGCTTGCTAAGCGTTTTGGGGTTCGTGAATCTCATTCGGTATTAGATAAACCATTGAAACTGGCTGGAGCCGGCGCTTTGGCGGTTGCCATTCCCCTGGCGACCGCTGCCGGCCAGATTCTAAAAGACTTTCCACATGGTTTCTGGGCTTTTCTGGATAAGCTCGCTATCACCCGGCAAGCAGTGCCAGCCTGGAAGCTTGGAAGTGTATTTGGGCAAACGTATAAAGATATTCACAGCGGCTTGAAGGGGGCCGCTTTTCAATTCGTCCGAGATGCGTTTGGACGCTACGTCGAACGTCGGTGGGAGGGCCCGTTGGCGCGGCGAAATCGCTATCTTTGCTTGGACACCATCACGAGTCATCGCTGGGTTTCAAGTCAGGCGGCTGCCAAAAAGGTAAATGTCCCATCCGCTTTACTACATCGCATGGTTGCCAATGGTGAACTACCTCATCGTGAAATGAAGTATCCATCCGGTCGCACCGGCTTGGTGGTGGATTATTTAGAACTTACGGTGCGTGTGGAACAGCTCAAACATGCGGTAAGCCTAGAGGAAGCTGCTAGTTGTTTAAGTATCACCAAGCCACGTGTCCGTCAGTTGCTAGGTGCGGGCTTGCTGCGACCTTTAGGCGGAAAACCATCGCCGGGGGAGCGATGGTGGATAGACGGCTCGTCGCTGAGTCACTTGGGAACGGCCATTCCTTGCCCTCCCATAAAAGATGGGCTGATCTCAATCACGCAGCTTGCTAAGCTTGAACTGCCGACCAAAGGAAGTTTCGTCGAACTTATCGCTTCTATTCAGAGAGGTGAGATTCCTGCATACATAGTAAATCCTGATGACGATATTGCGCTTGGAAAATGGCTTGTTCCTCGGTGCCGCATTACCTCGATACATCGCAGTGGCCCGAACCTCAGCGTCGTGGAGGCTGCTTTTTTGCTCGGGGTCAAACAGGAGGTCGCCTACGCCCTTATTCGCAGCGGGCTACTTACGAGTTGCCCGATTCGGACTGGTCGTAGAACAGCACATTGTGTTCCTCAAGAAGCGATTAAGGCGTTCAACCAATCGTTTGTTCTCAGTCCTGAGTTGGCGAAAATCAATAAGACATCCTTGAAATTGATCCCCTCCCTTATGCGTGAGCAAGGAGTTATGCCCGTTGCTGGTCCGGGAGTTGTGGGAGCCAACTGCCGGCAATATGTTTGGCGTAGGTAA
- a CDS encoding alpha/beta fold hydrolase: MAELTRVHVTESLDAVHVVFVHGLGGDVRETWMSNPLDHTTLWPKWVGEDALCNVWLLKYGAALSGWTASAMHLTDLGTAFMSALLYEKALSGRRIILVGHSLGGLVIKAGLVHASTLQDQKFLQVLQCISAIVFVGTPHQGSALATVAAAVSGALRINQQVHNMREDDAWLKILNGQFQKLQDDLKFQVKVFFETQGVFLGRKFCGFAFGPRIMIVDRNSSDPQIAGVTPIPLDDDHIQIAKPRSREALIYKAMLATIEGIPAITSTFPAGAQTSDAQLSVLTTKPAAEEREDLSCVAKHSSLEEKTSASPPHLTQLRQLARELLDGGLPPSITSLFPDAPVAASQALIALTSFDRVVVEVSDLGEDSLIRWPIGKLTTLAEPKHLVVATPGSGKTHALWQMADRLLERSDVVPLFLPLGGLTTWDQVKGIITDLSSVVSPDMVLRDPRVCICIDGWSEFAIGENIGEKFKALRVLQGARVIANARHSDVGDTVFKVWALEPFPSQLVAQTVAKARPGQSDIPGDLLDLLRLPLLLSLYVLSGNTGSASGALLNDFHNRLARNMPEQFSNALSRAVAVVSISGDRSYSRLVSQLRIEATQLGIAEPVRLLESLGSITNRSGLAVPVHDLYWSWLCGCGLLQGIGRCEAINQLSTRESYSLAIQSGQPADPSLIAQTVANDLLLAAELDASIGLQQPHPVLVSDLERAFSDPRLAVRGRAALASLLSRRPQYLRQALSTLSELYRQKAVLPIWAHILDTTDLFAQRGIVSEWLGSSGTEYLLDALARKGGEQWVGWLEQMAAAGKITWEEALATALACSPEVPRWGTERLDELLKNYPWKLRLTAKRRSNTALAILIARNYGRIVDEVISRGSSGWLDINQVILDCGDDRTLNVLLAEFDNMSPDAQKLLAYMIVELGDKWVAEFQKVAFALPGNTHHHKLEEVVSLDIDDETARQWIAAGHHYIGWRVLIARHGVTMLPTLIADLPPTFDNLHVIPALEYMAFLDCVPDTIIPEIWSRFKGQMQPKAVQDAIAAVAKAKPGGMRSIVEFLSRMSFSLPHVHLEQVLKLYTSWQRETQSQIQIEINSKSFPFDVYVVSYVAYRDWDSHFSPVMLARIPELAIHFVLNHCSAEEVRKEEVLSAMKSVKLYHPELFEKMLATPKLAALIPRVFSDCFEFFPESALIRAIYCEDINQEQLLYQLSKSSNPLHRRAHAVLIERVLENEMNLHHYRYVGNCLRAHPRYDLINLLKGMVQLKNENAVWFIRQVEAARGELFVDESAQFFAS; the protein is encoded by the coding sequence ATGGCAGAATTAACCCGAGTACACGTGACAGAATCGTTAGACGCGGTACATGTAGTGTTCGTCCACGGCCTAGGTGGTGACGTGCGTGAGACGTGGATGTCCAATCCTCTTGATCACACGACGCTGTGGCCTAAATGGGTTGGGGAAGACGCGCTATGCAATGTATGGCTACTCAAGTACGGTGCCGCACTCTCGGGGTGGACTGCCAGTGCGATGCATCTTACGGATCTGGGCACAGCATTCATGTCCGCGTTGCTGTATGAAAAGGCACTTTCCGGACGACGCATAATCTTGGTCGGCCACAGTCTTGGTGGGTTGGTCATTAAGGCAGGACTGGTGCACGCATCTACTTTGCAAGACCAAAAATTCCTGCAAGTCCTTCAGTGTATATCAGCAATTGTTTTTGTGGGCACACCTCATCAAGGCTCCGCCTTAGCGACCGTGGCAGCAGCAGTGTCAGGTGCGCTACGTATTAACCAACAAGTGCATAACATGAGAGAGGACGATGCCTGGTTGAAGATCCTCAATGGCCAGTTCCAAAAGCTGCAGGATGATTTGAAATTTCAGGTAAAGGTTTTTTTCGAGACCCAGGGTGTTTTTCTAGGTCGAAAGTTTTGCGGTTTTGCGTTCGGCCCCCGCATCATGATCGTCGACCGTAACAGCAGTGATCCTCAAATTGCTGGCGTTACACCTATACCGCTCGACGACGACCACATCCAGATTGCCAAGCCAAGAAGCCGCGAAGCGCTCATCTACAAAGCGATGCTCGCGACAATCGAAGGTATCCCGGCGATCACCTCAACATTTCCAGCAGGTGCTCAAACATCTGATGCGCAACTCTCTGTTTTGACGACAAAGCCTGCTGCTGAGGAGCGCGAGGATCTGAGCTGCGTCGCCAAACATTCCTCGCTGGAAGAGAAAACCTCTGCCTCGCCCCCACATCTAACGCAACTGCGCCAGTTAGCACGCGAACTGCTTGATGGAGGACTGCCCCCTTCCATTACATCGCTGTTCCCGGACGCGCCAGTTGCTGCATCCCAAGCCCTGATTGCGTTGACATCGTTTGACCGCGTTGTAGTCGAAGTTAGTGATTTAGGTGAGGATTCGTTAATCAGATGGCCCATTGGGAAACTGACAACTTTGGCGGAACCCAAGCACCTTGTTGTCGCAACCCCCGGTTCTGGCAAGACTCACGCGCTTTGGCAAATGGCAGATCGACTGCTAGAACGCTCAGATGTCGTTCCTTTGTTCCTTCCACTCGGGGGGCTGACTACTTGGGATCAGGTTAAGGGAATCATCACCGATCTGTCCTCAGTCGTTTCACCGGATATGGTGTTGCGCGATCCGAGAGTCTGCATCTGCATCGACGGGTGGTCAGAGTTCGCAATAGGGGAAAACATTGGAGAAAAGTTTAAAGCACTTAGAGTGCTGCAGGGTGCACGCGTAATAGCCAATGCCCGGCATTCCGATGTCGGCGACACGGTCTTTAAAGTCTGGGCGCTTGAGCCATTCCCTTCGCAGTTGGTCGCGCAAACCGTGGCCAAGGCAAGGCCAGGTCAATCCGATATTCCTGGTGACCTACTCGACCTCTTGCGTCTACCTCTGTTGTTGTCTCTATACGTACTATCAGGGAACACAGGTTCGGCAAGTGGAGCCCTTCTTAACGATTTTCATAATCGCTTAGCCCGCAATATGCCCGAGCAATTTAGCAATGCATTGAGTCGTGCGGTAGCGGTGGTAAGCATTTCAGGCGATCGATCTTATAGCCGCTTGGTTTCACAACTTCGCATAGAAGCCACACAGCTTGGCATTGCTGAGCCCGTACGTCTTCTCGAATCGTTGGGTTCCATCACAAATCGCAGCGGGCTAGCGGTGCCAGTGCATGACCTTTATTGGAGCTGGCTCTGTGGATGCGGGCTCCTGCAAGGAATTGGAAGGTGTGAGGCCATCAATCAATTATCGACTCGGGAAAGCTACAGCCTCGCGATTCAATCGGGCCAACCTGCTGATCCGTCGCTCATCGCGCAGACAGTAGCGAACGACCTATTACTTGCAGCCGAGCTTGATGCGAGCATCGGATTGCAGCAACCACACCCGGTCTTGGTATCTGATCTGGAGCGAGCATTTTCGGATCCTCGCCTGGCGGTGAGAGGACGGGCTGCGCTTGCGAGTTTGCTAAGCCGGAGGCCTCAGTATCTGCGTCAAGCTTTGTCGACGCTAAGCGAGTTGTATAGGCAGAAAGCGGTCCTGCCAATATGGGCACACATTTTGGATACAACAGACCTTTTTGCCCAGAGAGGTATCGTCTCCGAATGGTTAGGTTCATCAGGGACGGAGTATCTACTTGACGCTCTTGCCAGGAAAGGGGGGGAGCAATGGGTTGGTTGGCTGGAGCAGATGGCGGCGGCTGGTAAAATCACTTGGGAAGAAGCGCTGGCGACCGCACTTGCCTGCAGCCCTGAAGTGCCACGATGGGGTACTGAGCGCTTGGACGAGTTGCTCAAAAATTATCCCTGGAAGCTTCGGCTAACCGCCAAACGACGTTCCAACACTGCACTGGCTATCCTGATCGCGCGAAACTATGGCCGCATAGTTGACGAAGTTATTTCTCGAGGCTCAAGCGGCTGGCTCGACATTAATCAGGTGATCTTGGATTGTGGCGATGATCGGACATTAAACGTTCTGCTGGCAGAATTTGACAATATGAGTCCGGACGCTCAAAAGCTGCTGGCGTACATGATCGTAGAGCTTGGGGACAAATGGGTCGCGGAATTCCAAAAAGTCGCCTTTGCCCTGCCCGGCAATACCCACCACCACAAATTGGAAGAAGTCGTATCGCTCGATATTGATGATGAAACAGCAAGACAATGGATCGCAGCAGGCCATCACTACATCGGTTGGCGAGTTCTCATTGCACGCCACGGGGTAACAATGTTGCCGACCTTGATCGCCGACTTACCGCCCACCTTCGACAATCTTCACGTGATTCCTGCTCTTGAGTACATGGCATTTCTAGACTGTGTGCCCGATACGATAATCCCTGAAATTTGGAGCCGTTTTAAAGGGCAGATGCAGCCTAAGGCAGTCCAAGACGCTATAGCCGCAGTCGCCAAAGCAAAACCAGGTGGAATGCGCAGCATCGTTGAGTTTTTAAGCCGCATGTCCTTTTCACTTCCACATGTTCACTTAGAGCAAGTGCTTAAGCTCTATACGTCCTGGCAAAGAGAAACACAGTCGCAAATCCAAATCGAGATCAACAGTAAGTCATTTCCTTTTGATGTTTATGTCGTGTCCTATGTTGCGTATCGAGATTGGGATAGTCATTTTTCTCCCGTTATGCTGGCAAGGATTCCTGAGCTAGCTATCCATTTCGTTCTTAACCATTGCTCAGCCGAGGAGGTTAGAAAGGAAGAGGTTTTAAGTGCCATGAAAAGCGTCAAACTCTACCACCCTGAACTTTTTGAGAAGATGCTTGCGACGCCAAAGTTAGCTGCGCTGATTCCGCGTGTGTTCAGTGATTGCTTTGAGTTTTTTCCTGAGTCGGCTTTGATCAGAGCTATATATTGCGAAGACATTAATCAAGAACAATTACTTTATCAATTGAGTAAATCGAGCAACCCGCTACACCGTCGCGCGCACGCCGTGTTGATTGAGCGAGTGCTTGAGAATGAAATGAACCTGCACCATTATCGCTATGTCGGTAACTGCCTCAGAGCGCATCCACGTTACGATTTGATCAATCTACTCAAAGGTATGGTGCAACTGAAGAATGAAAACGCCGTATGGTTCATCCGGCAGGTAGAAGCTGCGCGAGGCGAGCTATTCGTCGATGAGTCAGCGCAATTTTTTGCGTCATGA
- a CDS encoding PIN domain-containing protein, with product MSTFEQHHSGTGDNVGRDKIINEIKSLAPADLIAPMEMVFESLRQKDSVTAKTQMVMLKAIAQRDPEAAALMEVISIYGGLVETKDHDAAWKTVARIISTATNPIVRDVCLAALLRLSHSTERESAAKELYSTEPSPGVYTKEAYLRYYADEEQLQASSKGFPAEEVLTGVVEGALRLQLIDLSIRMAEQLDLNFGSYNSRVLLAIATGVALNPDLVERHFWLTQPAVKERLDELTERVIKLLAESGTDVRVHELGCSIFRIYHGYQSARLFDALKKCLQHLDPMRSEEISRFKALAGDDAHLPQSQKDLKETSRNPQKRHEWCQRFLEAGAHQLEEVGPFIELAKPVELEKWLARERILTDASEMEEAYIRLVAGTFQHAGQCDDPMQRQELGEQVDRFVAEWNAVLPSITPEGLFELAEKLYALKLPHKALNITTPLIPEDALWPSPYVVTYLKCLLETGQYKSFDGLISRVKGAEQSVMLLNFQSLKAEQAGDIESAIKFGESMIELEPEMPWAWYRTCYLLDRYRSLGEQQEFQQRIPGSVLLKPSREVKGILYFLSRAGNFKRAEARWVEWFIQDPRGHSVDFVNFHFGLGTQPRPEFDVSPSLGDCIGAVQYEQEGNSLIRLIVNDEREPGECTLKASSQLGQLLQSLAVGESANLNMTAYKVEERFPPYVACLRLALRLRQIHNDGSDCFTMMQMPSDPSEFVPLLEEKMAQGSDRRQHLETVDGVPLYIRGHALYPSDPFKGALNCWTDAQIPKSPLWDAGIAEPNAVVLDAYSIGYLAVTDLAQRFWDIGISFVIPAATKEALQRFVDEISHEKFMLLGVTDGGRLFRTTAADLRERDAHILKALRLILDKGTVVHPAAHDVELEVYTIKDGIDFTVYDAMQLSLANDIPWLCLDGAFAALHNANKHPIVNVQAVVLRAMASTSFDFEQMRHGLIRYALGTLPLPLTFGDIMSLASTPNTLAGFILYKIIQNHGRQIFTGEGRPKLLLDTIHSHLGSRFLFGRDFSSVSPRYTPCMTYTFHVFNHGLDLYLDLSDKGSAESRLAMAMAQMMLRSDWYQPFLEYLSRNFVDFARGHFMDLHVITQNLQTILDTMRFESDRAG from the coding sequence GTGAGTACATTTGAGCAGCATCACAGCGGTACCGGGGACAATGTTGGGCGTGACAAGATCATAAATGAGATCAAATCGCTTGCCCCAGCCGATCTCATAGCTCCCATGGAAATGGTATTTGAGAGCCTGCGGCAAAAGGACAGTGTTACTGCCAAGACTCAGATGGTCATGCTCAAAGCGATCGCTCAACGAGATCCTGAAGCCGCAGCTTTGATGGAGGTAATTTCCATTTATGGTGGGCTCGTTGAAACTAAAGATCACGATGCCGCTTGGAAGACTGTGGCAAGGATCATTTCGACGGCTACGAATCCAATTGTTAGGGACGTTTGCTTGGCTGCTCTGTTGCGGCTGTCCCACAGTACCGAGCGTGAGTCGGCGGCGAAGGAGCTCTACTCGACCGAACCATCTCCTGGTGTTTATACCAAAGAAGCCTATCTGCGCTACTACGCGGATGAGGAGCAATTGCAAGCTTCTAGTAAAGGTTTTCCGGCGGAGGAGGTGCTCACTGGTGTCGTTGAAGGGGCCCTTCGACTGCAACTGATAGATCTGTCAATTCGAATGGCCGAGCAGCTTGATCTGAACTTTGGCTCATACAATTCCAGGGTGCTTTTGGCGATCGCCACTGGCGTTGCACTCAATCCTGACCTCGTCGAGCGACATTTCTGGCTAACCCAGCCGGCGGTGAAGGAGCGACTGGACGAGCTCACTGAGCGGGTAATCAAGCTACTTGCGGAGTCGGGGACTGATGTCCGCGTCCATGAATTGGGTTGCTCGATATTCAGGATTTACCATGGTTATCAATCTGCGAGATTATTCGATGCGTTAAAAAAATGCCTTCAGCATCTTGATCCAATGCGATCAGAGGAAATTTCTAGGTTTAAGGCTTTGGCAGGGGATGACGCTCATCTTCCTCAGTCGCAGAAGGATCTGAAGGAGACCTCTAGAAACCCTCAAAAGAGGCACGAATGGTGCCAGCGGTTTCTCGAAGCGGGCGCGCATCAACTTGAAGAGGTCGGTCCATTCATTGAGCTTGCCAAACCGGTTGAGCTTGAGAAGTGGCTGGCTCGTGAGCGCATTCTGACTGATGCCTCTGAAATGGAGGAAGCCTACATAAGGCTTGTCGCGGGCACCTTCCAGCATGCAGGACAGTGTGATGACCCAATGCAGCGGCAAGAACTGGGTGAACAAGTCGATCGATTCGTGGCCGAGTGGAATGCCGTGTTGCCTTCAATCACGCCAGAAGGACTGTTTGAGCTTGCGGAGAAACTTTACGCCCTGAAGCTTCCGCACAAGGCGCTCAACATTACCACTCCTCTGATACCAGAAGATGCACTATGGCCTTCTCCTTATGTTGTGACGTACTTGAAATGCTTGCTTGAAACAGGGCAATACAAATCTTTTGACGGCCTAATTTCGAGAGTCAAAGGAGCGGAACAATCCGTGATGCTTTTGAATTTTCAGTCACTGAAGGCCGAACAAGCAGGTGATATTGAATCAGCTATTAAGTTTGGCGAGTCGATGATTGAGCTCGAACCCGAGATGCCATGGGCTTGGTATCGAACCTGCTATTTGCTTGATCGCTATCGGAGCCTGGGCGAGCAGCAAGAATTTCAGCAGCGGATCCCTGGATCAGTGCTACTAAAGCCATCACGGGAAGTTAAAGGGATTCTTTACTTTCTCAGTAGAGCGGGAAATTTCAAACGTGCAGAAGCCCGCTGGGTTGAATGGTTTATTCAAGATCCGCGTGGCCATTCTGTAGATTTCGTCAATTTCCATTTTGGGCTCGGTACACAGCCCAGGCCAGAATTTGACGTTTCTCCCTCACTTGGTGACTGTATTGGAGCTGTTCAATATGAGCAGGAAGGGAACAGCCTGATTCGCCTCATCGTCAACGATGAACGGGAGCCCGGTGAGTGCACACTGAAAGCGTCTAGTCAGTTGGGACAGTTGCTACAGAGTCTGGCGGTTGGAGAAAGCGCCAATCTAAACATGACGGCCTACAAGGTCGAAGAGCGATTTCCTCCTTATGTGGCGTGCTTACGTCTCGCGCTCAGGTTACGGCAGATCCACAACGATGGCAGTGATTGCTTCACAATGATGCAGATGCCCTCCGACCCGAGTGAATTCGTCCCTTTGCTGGAAGAGAAAATGGCGCAAGGCTCCGATAGGCGTCAGCATCTCGAAACGGTGGACGGTGTTCCGTTGTATATCCGAGGTCACGCTTTATATCCGTCTGACCCTTTCAAAGGGGCCCTGAATTGTTGGACTGACGCTCAAATACCCAAATCACCACTTTGGGATGCAGGGATTGCAGAGCCGAATGCGGTTGTACTTGATGCTTACAGTATTGGCTACCTAGCGGTAACGGATCTTGCACAGCGCTTTTGGGATATTGGTATTTCGTTTGTCATACCCGCAGCGACCAAAGAGGCACTTCAGCGATTCGTTGACGAGATATCCCACGAGAAGTTCATGCTCTTGGGCGTCACTGACGGTGGCAGGCTCTTTCGAACGACAGCGGCAGATTTGCGCGAACGCGATGCTCATATCCTCAAAGCCTTAAGGCTGATCCTCGATAAGGGGACCGTAGTTCATCCAGCCGCGCATGACGTAGAACTTGAGGTCTACACCATCAAAGACGGCATCGACTTCACGGTCTACGATGCTATGCAGCTCTCCTTAGCCAACGATATTCCTTGGTTATGCCTGGATGGTGCCTTTGCCGCACTCCACAATGCGAATAAGCACCCCATCGTCAATGTGCAAGCTGTCGTGCTTCGAGCTATGGCCAGCACATCGTTTGACTTTGAGCAAATGCGCCACGGTCTTATACGATATGCGCTTGGGACCCTTCCTTTGCCGCTCACGTTCGGGGACATCATGTCTCTTGCATCAACTCCAAATACGTTGGCTGGATTCATTCTGTACAAAATCATACAGAATCATGGTCGTCAGATTTTTACGGGCGAGGGACGACCAAAGCTCCTCCTCGATACTATTCATTCACATCTTGGCAGCCGTTTTCTGTTCGGTAGGGACTTTAGTTCTGTATCGCCGAGGTATACGCCTTGTATGACTTATACGTTTCATGTTTTCAATCACGGATTGGATCTATACCTCGACTTGTCTGATAAAGGAAGTGCCGAGTCGCGACTGGCTATGGCGATGGCCCAAATGATGCTTAGGAGCGACTGGTACCAACCTTTCCTTGAATACTTGTCCCGTAATTTCGTGGACTTCGCTCGGGGGCATTTCATGGATCTCCACGTGATTACGCAAAACCTACAGACTATTTTGGATACGATGCGATTTGAGTCTGATAGAGCTGGCTAA